A stretch of the Oxyura jamaicensis isolate SHBP4307 breed ruddy duck chromosome 4, BPBGC_Ojam_1.0, whole genome shotgun sequence genome encodes the following:
- the LOC118166879 gene encoding caltractin, protein MASNYRKPGLSTTQRKKSSLKPELTEEQKQEIREAFDLFDTDGSGSIDIKELKVAMRALGFEPKKEEIKKMIADIDKEGSGTIDFEDFLAMMTQKMSEKDSKEEILKAFRLFDDDGTGKISFKNLKRVAKELGENLTDEELQEMIDEADRDGDGEVSEQEFLRIMKKTSLY, encoded by the exons ATG GCATCCAACTACAGGAAACCTGGCTTAAGCACAACCCAGCGGAAGAAAAGTAGCTTGAAACCTGAACTtacagaagagcaaaagcagGAGATAAGAGAAGCTTTTGACTTGTTTGATACCGATGGATCTGGAAGCATCGACATAAAAGAACTCAAG GTTGCGATGCGTGCCTTAGGCTTTGagccaaagaaagaagaaattaagaaaatgataGCAGATATTGACAAAGAAGGAAGTGGCACCATTGACTTTGAAGACTTCTTGGCTATGATGACACAAAAAATG agtGAAAAGGattcaaaggaagaaatcttGAAGGCTTTCAGATTGTTTGATGATGATGGCACAggaaaaatttcatttaaaaatttgaaaagggttgccaaggagctgggagaaaaCTTAACAGATGAAGAACTTCAG GAAATGATCGACGAAGCTGATCgagatggagatggagaagTGAGCGAGCAAGAATTTTTGAGAATCATGAAGAAGACTAGCTTATATTAG